A window of Fluoribacter dumoffii NY 23 contains these coding sequences:
- the rlmKL gene encoding bifunctional 23S rRNA (guanine(2069)-N(7))-methyltransferase RlmK/23S rRNA (guanine(2445)-N(2))-methyltransferase RlmL, with product MNYSLFISCPRGLEYLLEEELKALGLMVTRVNPQGVYGEANLLTLYKLCLWSRIANRVQLILFSGYAGNEQALHQLCTQFHWQTVFSQDKTIAIEFHGSSEQIRNTMFGAQVVKDGIVDHFRRLNHSRPSVDKENPQILIHAYLKNDVVTVSFDLTGYSLHQRGYRRKAGAAPLKENVAAALLMRAKWPELAAKGYALHDPFCGAGTLVIEAAMMAAHIAPGLLRQDQSLQYWAQHQSSLWEKMRVEALQQVKPVPVTLLGTDADHQIITIARANAERAGVAPLVEFKTQALKEIEASTTKGLVVCNPPYGERLSDVTHLVPLYQQLGKVLHAHYQGWKAAVLTSNPILAKSLGLRASKQYTLYNGALECKLYCLDIHSANELKGGLSNAALSESAQMLLNRLEKNYRHLQKWATKNNISCFRIYDADLPEYAYAIDVYNDYAVLQEYAAPASIPAHKAEKRSLEVMQVVPRLLKLEPNHLIVKQRKPQKGREQYQKLGQSQKSMVVTEGQAKLKVNLYDYLDTGLFLDHRIMRLNFAQLKPGTRFLNCFCYTASASVHAALAGALTTNVDLSNTYLRWAEDNFKLNHLDLSKHQFVQADCREWMRVTRERFDVIFLDPPSFSNSKRMTDTLDIQRDHVVLVNSAMRLLNPNGVLYFSTNLRQFKLEPLLKEKYSVQDISAQTIDQDFKRNQKIHHCFKIMMTQFAPT from the coding sequence ATGAACTATTCTTTATTCATAAGTTGCCCCCGCGGGCTTGAATATTTATTAGAAGAAGAATTAAAAGCTTTAGGCTTGATGGTTACCCGCGTCAATCCGCAAGGGGTTTATGGGGAAGCTAATTTATTGACTCTATATAAATTATGTCTCTGGTCAAGAATAGCCAATCGGGTGCAATTAATTCTTTTTAGTGGATATGCTGGTAATGAACAAGCACTCCACCAGCTGTGTACCCAATTTCATTGGCAAACCGTGTTTTCACAGGATAAAACCATTGCCATCGAGTTCCATGGCTCCTCCGAGCAGATTCGCAATACCATGTTTGGCGCGCAGGTAGTCAAAGACGGAATCGTTGATCATTTCCGCCGGCTCAATCATAGCCGTCCGTCTGTGGATAAGGAAAACCCGCAAATCCTTATTCATGCTTATTTAAAAAATGACGTCGTCACCGTAAGTTTTGACCTTACGGGATACAGCTTGCATCAAAGGGGATATCGCCGCAAAGCAGGGGCTGCTCCTTTAAAGGAAAATGTCGCGGCTGCACTACTGATGCGGGCCAAATGGCCAGAATTGGCTGCTAAAGGATATGCGTTGCATGATCCTTTTTGTGGTGCCGGAACTTTGGTGATTGAAGCAGCAATGATGGCAGCGCATATTGCCCCTGGTTTATTGCGGCAAGATCAGTCCTTGCAGTATTGGGCGCAGCATCAATCCTCATTATGGGAAAAAATGCGGGTAGAAGCCTTGCAACAAGTTAAACCTGTACCAGTAACTTTATTAGGTACTGATGCAGACCACCAAATCATTACCATAGCGCGGGCAAATGCCGAACGTGCAGGTGTTGCCCCCCTGGTAGAATTCAAAACGCAAGCACTAAAAGAAATTGAAGCGTCAACAACCAAAGGACTGGTCGTATGTAATCCACCTTATGGTGAGCGTCTAAGCGATGTAACCCATCTGGTTCCTCTCTATCAGCAGCTGGGTAAAGTTTTGCATGCACATTATCAGGGCTGGAAGGCAGCCGTTTTGACTTCAAACCCTATTCTAGCAAAGTCTTTAGGATTACGTGCCAGTAAACAATATACCCTTTATAACGGAGCCCTGGAATGCAAGCTTTATTGTTTGGACATTCATAGCGCCAATGAACTTAAAGGGGGGTTGAGCAATGCTGCTTTGTCTGAGAGTGCCCAGATGCTTCTTAACCGACTGGAAAAAAATTACCGTCATCTGCAAAAATGGGCAACAAAAAACAATATTTCCTGCTTTCGTATATATGATGCAGATTTACCTGAATATGCCTATGCAATTGACGTGTATAATGATTATGCCGTGCTTCAGGAATACGCTGCTCCTGCAAGCATTCCAGCTCATAAAGCAGAGAAACGTAGTCTGGAAGTAATGCAAGTTGTTCCCAGGTTATTAAAATTAGAACCCAATCATTTAATAGTAAAACAACGGAAGCCACAAAAGGGCCGTGAGCAATATCAAAAATTAGGACAAAGTCAAAAATCGATGGTTGTTACTGAAGGTCAAGCCAAATTAAAAGTTAATTTATACGATTATCTGGATACAGGTTTATTTTTAGACCATCGCATTATGCGCTTAAATTTCGCCCAATTAAAACCTGGAACACGTTTTCTTAATTGTTTTTGTTATACCGCCAGCGCCAGTGTACATGCCGCATTAGCTGGCGCATTAACCACCAATGTCGATCTTTCCAATACTTATTTACGCTGGGCTGAAGACAATTTCAAACTCAATCATCTTGATTTATCCAAACACCAGTTTGTGCAGGCTGATTGTCGTGAATGGATGAGAGTGACCCGCGAGCGTTTTGATGTTATTTTTCTAGATCCCCCCAGTTTTTCCAATTCCAAACGTATGACTGATACCTTGGACATTCAACGGGATCATGTTGTTTTGGTGAACTCGGCAATGCGATTGTTAAATCCTAATGGTGTTTTGTATTTTTCAACCAATTTGCGGCAATTTAAACTGGAGCCGCTACTCAAGGAAAAGTATTCGGTTCAAGATATCAGTGCGCAAACTATAGATCAGGACTTTAAGCGAAACCAAAAAATTCATCACTGTTTTAAAATAATGATGACGCAATTTGCCCCTACTTGA
- a CDS encoding DUF962 domain-containing protein: MKSFIEQAQFYAAYHQNVKTRYTHMAGVPLIILSLMILLGFIKIIMPGVFATDLACLGTLIALIYYFRLNWQLALALTPIMILLLMIANWFSQDGPTTLGIWAFVVFFVIGWGLQFYGHYLEGKKPAFMDNLSQALIAPLFLVAELFFMAGLMHSLKVQIYGTEKDTL; this comes from the coding sequence ATGAAATCATTTATTGAACAAGCACAGTTTTATGCAGCCTATCATCAAAACGTCAAAACCCGTTATACTCACATGGCTGGAGTTCCTCTAATTATTTTATCTTTGATGATTTTGCTAGGCTTCATAAAAATCATTATGCCAGGTGTTTTTGCAACGGACCTTGCCTGCTTGGGGACCTTAATCGCTTTAATTTACTATTTTCGTTTAAATTGGCAGCTCGCTTTGGCACTAACGCCCATCATGATCCTTCTCCTGATGATCGCTAATTGGTTTAGCCAGGACGGTCCTACAACCCTGGGCATATGGGCTTTTGTAGTTTTTTTTGTCATAGGTTGGGGATTGCAATTTTATGGTCATTACCTGGAAGGCAAAAAGCCGGCATTTATGGATAATCTAAGCCAGGCCCTCATTGCACCTTTGTTTCTGGTCGCAGAACTGTTTTTCATGGCTGGACTCATGCACTCTCTAAAGGTGCAAATATACGGTACTGAAAAAGATACTTTATAG
- the pagP gene encoding lipid IV(A) palmitoyltransferase PagP produces MKNFILGMIIIDLLTLFSFNAYSSNPSLISSQTLSYNKTHEIHTTEVNAPQEQKDPNTSLNPEEPKGCKYWLPLFKPLCRRLHQTWTEGNTDLYLSGYAWHNRFTYSPERIREKKYNELAWGGGLGKGFFDEKGNWHGLYAFAFLDSHRNVEPTAGYAYLKVAHLTKDFGAGLGFSVLVTARPDILHNIPFPGAVPWAGVFYKKLSLKAAYIPGSSTNGNVLYIVGTYSFDK; encoded by the coding sequence ATGAAAAACTTTATCTTAGGAATGATCATTATTGATCTATTAACACTGTTTTCTTTTAATGCTTACAGTAGTAATCCATCCCTAATTTCTTCTCAAACTTTATCTTATAACAAAACTCATGAAATACACACCACTGAGGTAAATGCCCCGCAAGAACAAAAAGACCCTAATACGAGTTTGAACCCGGAAGAGCCCAAAGGCTGTAAATATTGGCTTCCTTTGTTTAAGCCTCTTTGTCGTCGCTTACATCAGACCTGGACTGAGGGAAATACCGATCTTTATCTTTCCGGCTATGCCTGGCACAACCGCTTTACCTATTCCCCCGAAAGAATTCGGGAAAAAAAATACAATGAACTTGCCTGGGGGGGAGGACTTGGAAAAGGATTTTTTGATGAAAAGGGAAATTGGCACGGCCTTTATGCATTTGCTTTCCTTGATTCACATCGTAACGTAGAGCCCACCGCGGGCTACGCCTACTTAAAAGTAGCGCATCTGACTAAAGATTTTGGAGCGGGATTGGGATTTTCAGTGTTGGTTACGGCACGTCCCGATATTTTGCATAACATTCCTTTCCCGGGAGCAGTCCCCTGGGCCGGGGTATTTTATAAGAAACTTTCCCTCAAGGCAGCCTACATACCGGGCTCATCCACGAATGGTAATGTGCTTTATATTGTCGGAACTTATTCGTTTGATAAATAA
- a CDS encoding amino acid permease produces MDLFRKKEINTSLEGESHLVKCLSAFDLTLLGIGAIIGAGIFILTGIVAARDAGPGVIFSYIIAGFACVFSALSYAELASSIGGCGSAYGYAYAGFGELIAWIVGWDLLLEYAISVSAVSVGWSSYANDFLLAIKIHIPKDFLYGPSQGGIFNLLACVIIAILTALLMWGVKSSTRVNNMMVMIKLFVVLLFIVIASGEVRLPNWSPFLPFGWEGVIKGASLIFFAYIGFDAVSTAAEEAINPQRDLPIGIIGSLFICTILYIIVAGLLTGIAHYSTLDVASPISHALLALGYKSAASLISVGAVAGLTTVMLVLFYGLTRIVLAMTRDGLLPKIFSKTNSYTHTPVRVIFLCGILMISLAAFISMDVLAELVNVGTLFAFFIVCAGVLYLRYKNPEMHRPFKTPAIPYVPILGMATCLYLIINLPFITLMRFVIWMAIGLVLYFIYGYSHSALAKKQD; encoded by the coding sequence ATGGACTTGTTTCGTAAAAAAGAGATCAATACATCATTGGAAGGTGAATCACATCTTGTTAAGTGTTTATCAGCTTTTGATTTGACCCTTCTGGGTATAGGCGCCATTATTGGGGCAGGAATCTTTATTTTGACTGGGATTGTGGCAGCCAGGGATGCAGGTCCGGGGGTTATTTTTTCTTATATAATCGCAGGGTTTGCATGCGTCTTTTCCGCTTTATCATACGCTGAACTGGCTTCATCAATAGGCGGCTGCGGCAGTGCTTATGGTTATGCTTATGCCGGTTTTGGTGAATTAATCGCCTGGATTGTAGGGTGGGACTTATTGCTGGAATATGCAATTTCGGTCTCGGCAGTTTCTGTTGGATGGAGCAGTTATGCCAATGATTTCCTCCTGGCAATAAAAATCCATATCCCTAAAGACTTCTTGTATGGACCGTCACAAGGCGGGATTTTTAATCTGTTGGCGTGTGTGATTATTGCCATTTTAACCGCTTTACTGATGTGGGGTGTGAAATCAAGTACGCGGGTTAACAATATGATGGTGATGATCAAGCTTTTTGTGGTTTTACTTTTTATTGTGATTGCCTCAGGAGAGGTTCGACTACCGAATTGGTCGCCATTTTTACCTTTTGGCTGGGAAGGAGTTATTAAAGGGGCATCATTAATATTTTTTGCATATATTGGATTTGATGCAGTCTCTACGGCTGCGGAGGAGGCGATTAACCCGCAACGGGATTTACCTATTGGCATAATTGGCTCCTTATTCATCTGCACTATTTTATATATTATTGTTGCAGGATTATTAACCGGGATAGCTCACTACAGCACACTCGATGTCGCCTCTCCCATCAGCCATGCTTTATTGGCTTTAGGATATAAATCAGCAGCCAGTTTGATCAGTGTGGGTGCCGTAGCAGGTTTGACTACGGTCATGCTGGTATTGTTTTATGGTTTAACCCGAATCGTGTTAGCGATGACCCGCGATGGTCTTTTACCCAAAATTTTCTCCAAAACAAATTCATATACCCACACGCCTGTAAGGGTTATTTTTTTATGCGGTATTCTAATGATCTCACTGGCTGCATTTATTTCTATGGATGTATTGGCCGAGTTAGTGAATGTAGGAACTTTATTTGCCTTTTTTATTGTTTGTGCTGGCGTTTTGTATTTACGTTACAAAAATCCTGAGATGCACCGCCCCTTCAAAACTCCGGCGATACCCTATGTCCCTATTCTGGGAATGGCCACTTGTCTTTATTTAATTATTAATTTGCCTTTTATTACGCTCATGCGTTTTGTGATTTGGATGGCTATAGGACTCGTTCTTTATTTTATATACGGGTACTCCCACAGTGCGTTGGCCAAAAAACAGGATTAA